The DNA segment CCAGCGACTACTTTTGTTTCCCAGACACGCAAGCTGCCATAGGCCAACAGGCTGGTGCGCTCGGTACGCCGTGAACACCAGGTCAGGCGCTCCAGATCAGGCTGGCCGACTTCGATCCAGTGCAGGACGCGGTCATCCAGGCTTTTTTCCCACAGCGCGGGCTCGTCTACTTCAGACAGGCCACGACCGAAGGCCAGTTGTTCGTTGTACCACAGGGCATAGGCCAGCAAACGGACGGCCATGCGCTCTTCGGTCTCGGACGGATGACGGGCGATGGTCTGCTTGACGCTCTGGTAAATATTGCGATCGATGTCGGTGAGGTTGAGTTCGAATTTATAGGTGGTCGACGGCTGGGCCATGGACGGGCTTCCGGAGCAGGAGAAAGCCGATAAGTCTACCCGATGCGCAGGCGGTGAACGACCACATCCGGGCGGACTCAAAGTTGTCAGACAAAAACTGCAAAATCCACTGGCTTAATCCGCATGGTTGATGCAATTTGAATTACTTTCCCGGAGGTTGAGTTTCACGCATGTGTCTTGGCGCCGCACCCTTTGCACGCTTGCGTCTGGCTGTCTGCCTGTTGCTGTTGGGTCTTGGCACACTGCCTGGAACCAGCCAGGCCAAAGACACGCTGATCTGGCTGATGCGCGATATGCCTCCGGTGACCATTTTTAGCGGCCCTGATCAGGGTCAGGGCGCTATCGACAAGCTCATGCCGCTGCTGATCGCGCGTATGCCCCAGTACGATCATCTGTTAATGCGCGTCAACCGCGCGCGCGGCCTGCAGATGCTCAACGAACCCAGCTTCACCTGCGACCCCACCTTGCTGTGGACCGCTGAGCGGGCGAAGAAAATCATCTATTCCATCCCCACCTATGCCGTATT comes from the Pseudomonas sp. StFLB209 genome and includes:
- a CDS encoding YaeQ family protein, with the translated sequence MAQPSTTYKFELNLTDIDRNIYQSVKQTIARHPSETEERMAVRLLAYALWYNEQLAFGRGLSEVDEPALWEKSLDDRVLHWIEVGQPDLERLTWCSRRTERTSLLAYGSLRVWETKVVAGAKSLKNVSIAAVPQDVLEVLAKDMPRVIKWDVMISDGEVFVTDDRGQHEVKLQWLAGERG